From the Musa acuminata AAA Group cultivar baxijiao chromosome BXJ3-7, Cavendish_Baxijiao_AAA, whole genome shotgun sequence genome, one window contains:
- the LOC135642767 gene encoding uncharacterized protein LOC135642767: MALHTIESHRHGAEVFTGDVLCRKKSIQLLQELELPTGLFPLEDIQEFGYNRAAGFIWLIQKKKHDHTFKKIKRAVSYAPEVTAFVEKRKMHKMTGVKTKELLLWLSVVEMRVEDPSTGKITFKTGTGLSDSFPASAFELEE, from the coding sequence ATGGCTCTCCACACCATCGAAAGCCATCGCCACGGTGCTGAGGTCTTCACCGGTGACGTCCTCTGCCGCAAGAAATCCATCCAACTGCTTCAAGAACTGGAGCTCCCGACGGGGCTCTTCCCCCTCGAGGACATCCAAGAGTTCGGGTACAACCGCGCGGCTGGGTTCATATGGCTGATCCAGAAGAAGAAGCATGACCACACCTTCAAGAAGATCAAGCGGGCGGTGTCGTACGCCCCTGAGGTGACGGCCTTCGTGGAGAAGCGCAAGATGCACAAGATGACGGGGGTGAAGACCAAGGAGCTGCTACTCTGGCTCTCCGTCGTTGAGATGCGCGTCGAGGATCCCTCGACGGGGAAGATCACCTTCAAGACCGGCACTGGGTTGTCCGACAGCTTCCCGGCGTCAGCCTTCGAGCTGGAGGAGTAG
- the LOC135642692 gene encoding uncharacterized protein LOC135642692: MALHTIESHRHGAEVFTGDALCRKKSIQLLQELELPRGLFPLEDIQEFGYNREAGFIWLIQKKKHDHTFKKIKRAVSYAPEVTAFVEKRKMHKMTGVKTKELLLWLSVVEMRVEDPSTGKITFKTGTGLSDSFPVSAFELEE, from the coding sequence ATGGCTCTCCACACGATCGAAAGCCATCGCCACGGTGCTGAGGTCTTCACCGGTGACGCCCTCTGCCGCAAGAAATCCATCCAACTGCTTCAAGAACTGGAGCTCCCGAGGGGACTCTTCCCCCTCGAGGACATCCAAGAGTTCGGGTACAACCGCGAGGCTGGGTTCATATGGCTGATCCAGAAGAAGAAGCATGACCACACCTTCAAGAAGATCAAGCGGGCGGTGTCGTACGCCCCTGAGGTGACGGCCTTCGTGGAGAAGCGCAAGATGCACAAGATGACGGGGGTGAAGACCAAGGAGCTGTTACTCTGGCTCTCCGTCGTTGAGATGCGCGTCGAGGATCCCTCGACGGGGAAGATCACCTTCAAGACCGGCACTGGGTTATCCGACAGCTTCCCGGTGTCAGCCTTCGAGCTGGAGGAGTAG
- the LOC103974170 gene encoding uncharacterized protein LOC103974170 → MASATIDRYRKGAEVYKGDSICKKKSIELLAELRLPKGLFPLEDVEEFGHNREAGFVWLIQKKKKDHTFKKIKRQVSYAPEVTAFVEEGKMKKMTGVKTKELLLWLSIVEMYVDDPSSEKITFKTGTGLSDSFPRAAFELEQ, encoded by the coding sequence ATGGCATCCGCGACCATCGACCGCTACCGCAAGGGTGCGGAAGTCTACAAGGGAGACTCCATATGCAAGAAGAAATCGATTGAGCTACTCGCCGAGCTCCGCCTTCCCAAGGGTCTCTTCCCACTCGAGGACGTAGAGGAGTTCGGGCACAACCGCGAAGCCGGCTTCGTATGGTTgatccagaagaagaagaaggatcacACCTTCAAGAAGATTAAGAGGCAGGTGTCGTACGCCCCCGAGGTGACGGCCTTCGTGGAGGAAGGTAAGATGAAGAAGATGACGGGGGTGAAGACGAAGGAGCTCCTGCTGTGGCTCTCGATCGTCGAGATGTACGTCGACGACCCATCATCGGAGAAGATAACCTTCAAGACCGGCACTGGACTGTCGGACAGTTTCCCGAGAGCTGCCTTCGAGCTGGAGCAGTGA
- the LOC135642612 gene encoding uncharacterized protein LOC135642612, protein MALHTIESHRHGAEVFTGDALCGKKSIQLLQELELPRGLFPLEDIQEFGYNREAGFIWLIQKKKHDHTFKKIKRAVSYAPEVTAFVEKRKMHRMTGVKTKELLLWLSVVEMRVEDPSTGKITFKTGTGLSDSFPVSAFELEE, encoded by the coding sequence ATGGCTCTCCACACGATCGAAAGCCATCGCCACGGTGCTGAGGTCTTCACCGGTGACGCCCTCTGCGGCAAGAAATCCATCCAACTGCTTCAAGAACTGGAGCTCCCGAGGGGACTCTTCCCCCTCGAGGACATCCAAGAGTTCGGGTACAACCGCGAGGCTGGGTTCATATGGCTGATCCAGAAGAAGAAGCATGACCACACCTTCAAGAAGATCAAGCGGGCGGTGTCATACGCCCCTGAGGTGACGGCCTTCGTGGAGAAGCGCAAGATGCACAGGATGACGGGGGTGAAGACCAAGGAGCTGTTACTCTGGCTCTCCGTCGTTGAGATGCGCGTCGAGGATCCCTCGACGGGGAAGATCACCTTCAAGACCGGCACTGGGTTATCCGACAGCTTCCCGGTGTCAGCCTTCGAGCTGGAGGAGTAG